Proteins from a genomic interval of Streptomyces fodineus:
- a CDS encoding glycosyltransferase family 4 protein: MSSNAPHGQSPLRTVQVLGGGNAGSSAHVRSLAEGLVARGVRVTVCAPVEADRAYDFSGAGADHVHVPRSSDPVSVAALRTACAEADLVHAHGLHASFRAVLALSGRRTPLVVTWHNRIQAEGPRAQLLRLLERRVVRTSAVVLGTSSDLVDRARRTGARDARLAAVGLPGQRRPVVLDDPDRLRPKVRAELGATGRPLLLAVGSLDQHRGYDVLLDAAHAWRELDPVPLVVIAGEGPLRPVLQRRIEEEELPVRLIGRREDVPELLAAADLALLTSSWESRSVLAQEALHARVPLVATRVGGIPDLVGDAAELVPYGEPEALAATVIRLLADQERREELREAGVRQAATWPSEDETVAQVLSIYDELTQPRPLA, from the coding sequence GTGAGCAGCAACGCACCGCACGGCCAGTCGCCGCTGCGCACCGTGCAGGTGCTGGGCGGAGGCAACGCCGGCAGCAGCGCGCATGTGCGCTCGCTGGCCGAGGGGCTCGTGGCGAGGGGCGTGCGGGTCACGGTGTGCGCCCCCGTCGAGGCCGACCGCGCCTACGACTTCAGCGGCGCCGGTGCCGATCATGTGCATGTGCCGCGCAGCAGCGACCCCGTCTCGGTGGCGGCGCTGCGGACCGCCTGCGCGGAGGCCGACCTGGTGCACGCGCACGGGCTGCACGCCTCCTTCCGGGCCGTGCTCGCGCTCAGCGGCCGCCGCACCCCCCTGGTGGTCACCTGGCACAACCGGATCCAGGCTGAGGGTCCGCGGGCACAGCTGCTGCGGCTGCTGGAGCGGCGGGTGGTGCGGACGTCGGCCGTGGTCCTCGGCACCAGCTCCGACCTGGTGGACCGGGCCCGGCGGACGGGCGCGCGGGACGCCCGGCTCGCCGCCGTCGGCCTGCCCGGGCAGCGGCGGCCCGTCGTCCTCGACGACCCCGACCGGCTGCGCCCCAAGGTCCGGGCCGAACTCGGCGCCACCGGCCGTCCGTTGCTCCTCGCGGTCGGCTCCCTCGACCAGCACCGCGGCTACGACGTCCTGCTCGACGCGGCCCACGCCTGGCGGGAGCTGGACCCGGTGCCGCTCGTCGTCATCGCCGGGGAAGGCCCGCTGCGGCCGGTGCTCCAGCGGCGGATCGAGGAGGAGGAACTGCCGGTGCGGCTCATCGGCCGCCGCGAGGACGTGCCCGAACTGCTCGCCGCCGCCGATCTGGCGCTGCTGACGAGCAGTTGGGAGTCCCGGTCCGTGCTCGCCCAGGAGGCGCTGCACGCGCGCGTGCCGCTGGTCGCGACCCGGGTCGGCGGCATCCCCGACCTCGTCGGCGACGCCGCCGAACTCGTCCCGTACGGCGAGCCGGAGGCGCTCGCGGCCACCGTCATACGGCTCCTCGCGGACCAGGAACGCCGGGAGGAGCTGCGCGAGGCGGGGGTCCGGCAGGCCGCCACCTGGCCGAGCGAGGACGAGACCGTCGCCCAAGTGCTCAGCATCTACGACGAGTTGACCCAGCCCAGGCCACTCGCTTAG
- a CDS encoding NAD kinase translates to MTQNLARTVFLLAHTGRPAAIRSAELVVKGLLRHDIGVRVLAEEARDLPLPDEVELVKEATPQCLDGCELLIVLGGDGTLLRGAEFARASGVPMLGVNLGRVGFLAEAERDDLDRVVDRVVARSYEVEERMTVDVVVHRNGDIVHTDWALNEAAVQKAGAEKLLEVVLEIDGRPVTGFGCDGVVLSTPTGSTAYAFSAGGPVVWPEVEALLMVPISAHALFAKPLVTSPDSVLAVEVLPHIPPGVLWCDGRRTVELPPGARVEVRRGAVPVRLARLHHSSFTDRIVAKFALPTTGWRGAPH, encoded by the coding sequence TTGACACAGAACCTGGCGCGTACTGTTTTCCTGCTCGCCCACACCGGGCGGCCCGCGGCGATCCGCAGTGCGGAACTCGTCGTCAAGGGTCTGCTGCGGCATGACATCGGGGTGCGGGTGCTGGCGGAGGAGGCGCGCGACCTGCCGCTGCCGGACGAGGTGGAGCTGGTCAAGGAGGCCACTCCGCAGTGCCTCGACGGGTGCGAGCTGCTGATCGTGCTCGGCGGCGACGGCACGCTGCTGCGGGGGGCCGAGTTCGCCCGGGCCTCCGGGGTGCCGATGCTCGGCGTCAACCTCGGCCGGGTGGGATTCCTCGCGGAGGCCGAGCGGGACGACCTCGATCGGGTGGTCGACCGGGTGGTGGCGCGGTCGTACGAGGTCGAGGAGCGGATGACCGTCGATGTCGTCGTGCACCGCAACGGGGACATCGTGCACACCGACTGGGCGCTGAACGAGGCGGCCGTGCAGAAGGCCGGCGCCGAGAAGCTGCTGGAAGTCGTGCTGGAGATCGACGGGCGCCCGGTGACCGGGTTCGGGTGCGACGGCGTCGTGCTGTCGACGCCGACCGGATCCACCGCGTACGCCTTCTCCGCCGGCGGCCCGGTGGTCTGGCCCGAGGTCGAGGCGCTGTTGATGGTGCCGATCAGCGCGCACGCGCTGTTCGCCAAGCCGCTGGTCACGTCGCCCGATTCGGTGCTCGCGGTGGAGGTGCTGCCGCATATTCCGCCGGGTGTGCTGTGGTGTGACGGGCGGCGGACCGTGGAACTGCCGCCGGGGGCGCGGGTGGAGGTGCGGCGGGGGGCCGTGCCGGTGCGGCTGGCCCGGCTGCACCATTCGTCCTTCACCGATCGCATTGTGGCGAAGTTCGCGCTGCCGACGACGGGGTGGCGGGGGGCGCCGCACTGA
- a CDS encoding sterol-binding protein: MATIEECRTALGKLSDNMQGAEGDVRAAAALDRSVSCHITDLDVTFVGRMTGGRIEVDETHPGPPREKAQIRLAMAGDDLVDLVDGELNFATAWGRGRVRLEASLLDLFRLRKLL; this comes from the coding sequence ATGGCCACGATCGAGGAGTGCCGCACCGCACTGGGAAAGCTTTCGGACAACATGCAGGGGGCCGAAGGCGATGTTCGTGCGGCCGCCGCGCTGGACCGGTCGGTGAGCTGTCACATCACCGATCTGGACGTCACCTTCGTCGGCCGGATGACGGGCGGGCGGATCGAGGTGGACGAGACCCACCCCGGTCCGCCGCGGGAGAAGGCGCAGATCAGGCTCGCGATGGCCGGGGACGACCTGGTGGACCTGGTGGACGGCGAGCTGAACTTCGCGACCGCCTGGGGCAGGGGCCGGGTCAGGCTGGAGGCGAGCCTGCTGGACCTGTTCCGGCTCAGGAAGCTGCTGTGA
- a CDS encoding TlyA family RNA methyltransferase yields MAGVARRRLDAELVRRKLARSREHASQLIAAGRVTVGRAVATKPATQVETAAAIVVQADDSDPDYVSRGGHKLAGALEAFVPQGLVVEGRRALDAGASTGGFTDVLLRAGAAHVVAVDVGYGQLAWSLQNDERVTVKDRTNVRELTLEAIDGEPVDLVVGDLSFIPLGLVLPALKRCVKPDADLVMMVKPQFEVGKERLGSGGVVRSPLLRAEAVRGVAEKAWELGLGVRSVTASPLPGPSGNVEYFLWLRAGAPQVDPADVDRAVAEGPR; encoded by the coding sequence GTGGCAGGAGTCGCACGCCGCCGTCTGGACGCGGAGCTGGTCCGCCGGAAGCTCGCGCGCTCGCGCGAGCACGCCAGCCAGCTGATCGCCGCCGGGCGGGTCACCGTCGGCAGGGCCGTGGCGACCAAGCCGGCCACCCAGGTGGAGACCGCGGCGGCGATCGTGGTCCAGGCCGACGACAGCGACCCGGACTACGTCTCCCGCGGCGGGCACAAGCTCGCCGGCGCACTGGAGGCCTTCGTCCCGCAGGGACTCGTGGTCGAGGGCCGACGCGCGCTGGACGCCGGCGCGTCCACCGGTGGCTTCACCGACGTCCTGCTGCGCGCGGGCGCCGCGCACGTCGTCGCCGTGGACGTCGGGTACGGACAGCTCGCCTGGTCTCTGCAGAACGATGAACGCGTCACCGTCAAGGACCGTACGAACGTACGCGAGTTGACGCTCGAGGCGATCGATGGGGAACCTGTGGATCTTGTCGTGGGTGATCTGTCCTTCATCCCGCTCGGGCTGGTGCTGCCGGCCCTCAAGCGGTGCGTGAAGCCGGACGCCGACCTGGTGATGATGGTCAAGCCGCAGTTCGAGGTGGGCAAGGAGCGGCTCGGCAGCGGGGGTGTCGTACGGAGTCCGCTCTTGCGGGCGGAGGCCGTGCGGGGAGTGGCCGAGAAGGCCTGGGAGCTGGGGCTCGGGGTGCGTTCGGTCACCGCGAGTCCGCTGCCGGGCCCCTCGGGGAACGTCGAGTACTTTCTCTGGCTGCGGGCGGGCGCACCCCAGGTGGACCCGGCCGACGTCGACCGTGCAGTGGCGGAGGGGCCGCGTTGA
- a CDS encoding PucR family transcriptional regulator — MDSRTDNRFDTQGAGITVQRALELPGLRSGLPEILAGADRLGRTVRWVHAGEVPNIASLLKGGELLLTTGYGLGTRPAEQRAFVRTLAERGIAALVVELGPRFSRLPAALVDTARAAGLPLVQLHREVPFVTVTEEIHTEIVNGHYALLQRAEEVHRRCTEALLGGGGVPQVLGILADFGGNPVFLETADGRLLYAAGEGPEGADPLQVWEGLRGPQKDAPPPAGSVLVDVPGGGPGTAGSVRARLVLLPVRAPLAPVHRIAAERAAGVLAVVLMQARQEEELAARGRGDFLTDLAEGRITAEDAPAQARVLGFKPGTSPLLPVVMRIGDSLSPGGGWAVLARAVSEELAAVGVPVLLGVRPVEGRVLVLLGLRSESERPSVADRVAAALRAGVERAGMQRPGSPPPVVVIGVAGGWAAASAGLRHAAETATAAQGLTDRPWYDARRLDIDLLLWRLRDHPDLAAFVDRAIGPLREHDRRSKPPLLPTLETYLAHAGRKAETARELHLNRQTLYNRLARIGELLGTDLDDPQTVLALSLALRARRHAP, encoded by the coding sequence ATGGACAGCCGTACGGACAACCGATTCGACACCCAGGGCGCCGGGATCACCGTTCAGCGGGCCCTGGAGCTGCCCGGTCTGCGCAGCGGGCTGCCGGAGATCCTGGCGGGTGCCGACCGGCTGGGGCGCACGGTGCGCTGGGTGCACGCGGGCGAGGTACCGAACATCGCCTCCCTCCTCAAGGGCGGCGAGCTGCTGCTCACCACCGGCTACGGCCTCGGCACGCGTCCCGCCGAGCAGCGGGCGTTCGTGCGGACCCTCGCCGAGCGCGGGATCGCCGCCCTGGTGGTGGAGCTGGGCCCGCGGTTCAGCCGGCTGCCCGCCGCCCTGGTGGACACCGCGCGCGCCGCCGGTCTGCCGCTGGTCCAGCTGCATCGCGAGGTGCCGTTCGTGACGGTGACCGAGGAGATCCACACCGAGATCGTCAACGGCCACTACGCCCTGCTCCAGCGCGCCGAGGAGGTGCACCGGCGCTGCACCGAGGCGCTGCTGGGCGGCGGCGGAGTGCCGCAAGTGCTGGGCATCCTGGCCGATTTCGGCGGCAACCCGGTGTTCCTGGAGACGGCCGACGGCCGCCTGCTGTACGCCGCCGGGGAGGGACCCGAGGGCGCGGACCCGCTCCAGGTGTGGGAGGGGCTGCGCGGCCCGCAGAAGGACGCGCCGCCGCCCGCCGGTTCGGTGCTGGTGGACGTGCCCGGCGGCGGCCCCGGTACGGCGGGGTCGGTGCGCGCCCGCCTGGTCCTGCTGCCGGTCCGCGCACCGCTGGCCCCCGTGCACCGGATCGCCGCCGAGCGGGCCGCGGGCGTCCTGGCCGTGGTGCTGATGCAGGCCCGGCAGGAGGAGGAGCTGGCCGCCCGCGGACGCGGTGACTTCCTCACCGATCTCGCCGAGGGCCGGATCACCGCCGAGGACGCCCCGGCGCAGGCCCGCGTCCTCGGCTTCAAGCCCGGCACCAGCCCGCTGCTGCCCGTGGTCATGCGGATCGGGGACAGTCTCTCCCCGGGCGGCGGCTGGGCGGTGCTGGCGCGGGCCGTCTCCGAGGAACTGGCCGCCGTGGGTGTGCCGGTGCTGCTGGGCGTACGGCCGGTGGAGGGCCGGGTGCTGGTGCTGCTCGGGCTGCGCTCGGAGTCGGAGCGCCCGTCCGTCGCGGACCGGGTGGCGGCGGCGCTGCGGGCGGGTGTGGAGCGGGCCGGGATGCAACGGCCGGGCTCCCCGCCGCCGGTCGTGGTCATCGGCGTGGCGGGCGGCTGGGCGGCGGCGTCGGCCGGGCTCAGACACGCGGCGGAGACGGCGACGGCGGCACAGGGCCTGACCGACCGGCCCTGGTACGACGCCCGCCGCCTCGACATCGACCTGCTGCTGTGGCGGCTGCGTGACCACCCCGACCTCGCGGCCTTCGTGGACCGGGCGATCGGCCCGCTGCGCGAGCACGACCGCCGCTCCAAACCGCCGCTGCTGCCGACCCTGGAGACCTATCTGGCGCACGCCGGCCGCAAGGCGGAGACGGCCCGTGAGCTGCACCTCAACCGGCAGACCCTCTACAACCGCCTCGCCCGCATCGGGGAGTTGCTGGGCACCGACCTCGACGACCCGCAGACGGTCCTGGCGTTGAGCCTGGCGCTGCGGGCACGCCGCCACGCCCCCTAA
- the recN gene encoding DNA repair protein RecN, with amino-acid sequence MRIRSLGVIDDAVVELSPGFTAVTGETGAGKTMVVTSLGLLLGGRADPALVRIGAEKAVVEGRVTVPADASAAVRAEEAGAELDDGALLISRTVSAEGRSRAHLGGRSVPVGLLAELADDLVAVHGQTDQQGLLKLSRQRQALDRYAGDAVAVPLAKYSEAYRRLRAVSTELAEITTRARERAQEADMLRYGLEEIAAVEPRAGEDAELAEEAERLGHAEALSSAATAAHAALAGNPEDPEGIDASTLVAGAHRALEAVRSHDPALASLADRIGEIGILLGDVAGELAGYADDLDADPLRLAAVEERRAALTALTRKYGEDVNAVLAWAEESAARLTDLDGDDERTEELTAERDALRSELGGLAQALTDARTEAAERFAAAVTAELASLAMPHARVSFAIRQTEDPEGVEVGGRTVAYGPAGVDEVELLLAPHPGAPPRPIAKGASGGELSRVMLAVEVVFAGTDPVPTYLFDEVDAGVGGKAAVEIGRRLAKLARTAQVVVVTHLPQVAAFADRQLLVEKTNDGSVTRSGVKVLEGEERIRELSRMLAGQEDSETARAHAEELLATARADL; translated from the coding sequence ATGCGGATACGGTCGCTCGGGGTCATCGACGATGCCGTCGTCGAGTTGTCGCCGGGGTTCACCGCCGTCACCGGTGAGACGGGTGCGGGCAAGACCATGGTGGTCACCAGCCTGGGGCTGCTGCTCGGTGGGCGGGCGGACCCGGCGCTCGTGCGGATCGGGGCCGAGAAGGCGGTCGTGGAGGGGCGGGTCACCGTTCCCGCGGACGCCTCCGCCGCCGTACGCGCCGAGGAGGCCGGGGCCGAGCTGGACGACGGGGCCCTGCTGATCAGCCGTACCGTTTCCGCCGAGGGACGCTCCCGGGCCCATCTGGGCGGGCGTTCGGTGCCGGTCGGGCTGCTCGCCGAGCTGGCCGACGACCTGGTGGCGGTGCACGGGCAGACCGACCAGCAGGGGCTGCTGAAGCTGTCCCGGCAGCGGCAGGCACTGGACCGGTACGCCGGTGACGCCGTCGCCGTGCCGCTCGCCAAGTACAGCGAGGCCTACCGGCGGCTGCGGGCCGTCTCCACCGAGCTGGCGGAGATCACCACGCGCGCGCGTGAGCGGGCGCAGGAAGCCGACATGCTGCGGTACGGGCTCGAGGAGATCGCCGCCGTCGAGCCGCGCGCCGGGGAGGACGCCGAGCTGGCGGAGGAGGCCGAGCGGCTGGGGCACGCGGAGGCGCTGTCGTCCGCCGCGACGGCCGCGCACGCCGCTCTCGCGGGCAATCCCGAGGACCCCGAGGGCATCGACGCCTCGACCCTCGTCGCGGGCGCCCACCGCGCGCTGGAGGCCGTACGGTCGCACGACCCGGCGCTGGCCTCGCTCGCCGACCGGATCGGGGAGATCGGGATCCTGCTCGGTGACGTGGCCGGTGAGCTGGCCGGGTACGCCGACGACCTGGACGCCGACCCGCTGCGGCTGGCCGCGGTGGAGGAACGGCGGGCCGCGCTGACCGCGCTGACGCGCAAGTACGGCGAGGACGTCAACGCCGTCCTCGCCTGGGCCGAGGAGAGCGCCGCCCGGCTGACCGACCTGGACGGCGACGACGAGCGGACCGAGGAGCTGACCGCCGAGCGGGACGCGCTGCGCAGCGAACTGGGTGGTCTGGCACAGGCGTTGACGGACGCGCGGACGGAGGCCGCCGAGCGGTTCGCCGCCGCGGTGACCGCCGAGCTGGCCTCGCTGGCGATGCCCCACGCGCGCGTGTCCTTCGCCATCCGGCAGACCGAGGACCCCGAGGGTGTCGAGGTCGGCGGGCGTACGGTGGCGTACGGGCCGGCGGGCGTGGACGAGGTCGAGCTGCTGCTCGCCCCGCACCCGGGCGCCCCGCCGCGGCCCATCGCCAAGGGCGCCTCCGGCGGCGAGCTGTCCCGCGTGATGCTCGCCGTCGAGGTCGTGTTCGCGGGGACGGACCCCGTGCCGACGTATCTCTTCGACGAGGTCGACGCGGGTGTCGGCGGCAAGGCCGCGGTCGAGATCGGCCGGCGCCTGGCCAAGCTCGCCAGGACGGCGCAGGTCGTCGTCGTCACCCACCTGCCCCAGGTCGCCGCCTTCGCCGACCGGCAACTGCTGGTCGAGAAGACCAACGACGGCTCGGTCACCCGCTCCGGCGTCAAGGTCCTGGAGGGCGAGGAACGCATCCGCGAACTGTCCCGCATGCTGGCCGGCCAGGAGGACTCGGAAACGGCCCGCGCCCACGCGGAGGAACTACTGGCGACGGCGCGGGCGGATCTCTAG
- a CDS encoding glycoside hydrolase family 15 protein has translation MAGRIEDYALIGDMQTAALVCRDGTVDWLCLPRFDSHAIFAGLLGTEEHGFWRLGPAHAADAQPPTAARRNYRGDSLILESEWDTPRGTVRVTDFMPPREGAPQLIRIVEGVTGRVPMRSALRMRFSYGRVVPWVHKHEGRTVAVAGPDSVWFDTEAETYGKSLTTYADFTVAPGDRIAFTISWQPSHKEPPSLPEPEASLEATEDFWREWVEHCTYHGPYREAVVRSLITLKALTYAPTGGIVAAPTTSLPEDIGGVRNWDYRYTWLRDAAITLSSLLRTGYREEARAWREWLLRAVAGDPENLQIMYGIAGERELGEAELDWLPGYEHSAPVRVGNGAAHQLQLDVYGEVTEALHLAHMTGLARNDYASLLQLKLIRYLEDHWQEPDEGIWEVRGPRRHFVHSKVMAWVAVDRTIKLIESGDADGPLERWKELRDDIHRDVCEKGYDKERNTFTQSYGSQELDASLLLIPQMGFLPPDDKRVIGTIEAIQRELSTPDGFILRYPTEGAHAGVDGLPGDEGAFLACSFWMADDLAMIGRVDEARKLFEKLLALRNDLGLLAEEWDPRLQRQVGNFPQAFSHVPLIDTALRLTASGAYGG, from the coding sequence GTGGCCGGGCGCATCGAAGACTACGCACTCATCGGAGACATGCAGACCGCAGCCCTGGTCTGCCGGGATGGCACGGTGGACTGGCTGTGCCTGCCCCGCTTCGACTCGCATGCCATCTTCGCCGGCCTGCTGGGCACCGAGGAGCACGGCTTCTGGCGGCTCGGCCCGGCCCACGCCGCCGACGCCCAGCCGCCGACGGCCGCCCGGCGGAACTACCGGGGCGACTCGCTGATCCTGGAATCGGAGTGGGACACCCCGCGGGGCACGGTCCGCGTGACCGATTTCATGCCGCCGCGTGAGGGCGCGCCGCAGCTCATCCGGATCGTGGAGGGCGTCACCGGCCGGGTGCCGATGCGCTCCGCCCTGCGGATGCGGTTCTCCTACGGCCGTGTCGTGCCCTGGGTGCACAAGCACGAGGGCCGTACGGTGGCGGTCGCGGGCCCGGACTCGGTGTGGTTCGACACCGAGGCCGAGACCTACGGAAAGTCGCTGACGACGTACGCCGACTTCACGGTCGCCCCGGGTGACCGGATCGCGTTCACGATCTCGTGGCAGCCCTCGCACAAGGAGCCGCCGTCGCTGCCGGAGCCGGAGGCCTCGCTGGAGGCGACGGAGGACTTCTGGCGCGAGTGGGTGGAGCACTGCACGTACCACGGGCCGTACCGCGAGGCGGTGGTCCGCTCGCTGATCACCCTCAAGGCCCTCACCTACGCCCCCACCGGTGGCATCGTCGCCGCGCCGACGACGTCCCTGCCGGAGGACATCGGCGGCGTGCGCAACTGGGACTACCGCTACACCTGGCTCCGGGACGCGGCGATCACCCTGTCCTCCCTCCTGCGCACCGGCTACCGCGAGGAGGCCCGCGCCTGGCGCGAGTGGCTGCTGCGCGCGGTCGCGGGCGACCCGGAGAACCTGCAGATCATGTACGGCATCGCCGGGGAGCGCGAGCTGGGCGAGGCCGAGCTGGACTGGCTGCCCGGCTATGAGCACTCCGCCCCGGTCCGGGTCGGCAACGGCGCGGCCCACCAGCTCCAGCTGGACGTGTACGGCGAGGTCACCGAGGCCCTGCACCTGGCCCACATGACGGGCCTCGCCCGCAACGACTACGCCTCCCTGCTCCAGCTCAAGCTGATCCGCTACCTGGAGGACCACTGGCAGGAGCCGGACGAGGGCATCTGGGAGGTGCGCGGCCCGCGCCGGCACTTCGTGCACTCCAAGGTCATGGCCTGGGTCGCGGTGGACCGCACCATCAAGCTGATCGAGTCCGGGGACGCGGACGGCCCGCTGGAGCGCTGGAAGGAACTGCGCGACGACATCCACCGGGACGTGTGCGAGAAGGGCTACGACAAGGAGCGCAACACCTTCACCCAGTCCTACGGCTCCCAGGAGCTGGACGCCTCGCTGCTGCTGATCCCGCAGATGGGCTTCCTGCCGCCCGACGACAAGCGCGTCATCGGCACCATCGAGGCGATCCAGCGCGAGCTGTCCACCCCGGACGGGTTCATCCTGCGCTATCCGACGGAGGGCGCCCACGCGGGCGTCGACGGCCTGCCGGGCGACGAGGGTGCCTTCCTGGCCTGCTCGTTCTGGATGGCGGACGACCTGGCGATGATCGGCCGGGTGGACGAGGCGAGGAAGCTCTTCGAAAAACTCCTCGCCCTGCGCAACGACCTCGGCCTCCTCGCCGAGGAGTGGGACCCGCGCCTGCAGCGCCAGGTCGGCAACTTCCCGCAGGCGTTCAGTCACGTCCCCCTGATCGACACCGCCCTGCGCCTGACGGCTTCGGGTGCGTACGGCGGCTGA
- a CDS encoding FAD-binding oxidoreductase: protein MAAGSKAHTALAALREDLTGEVFAPGDPGYDEARVVFNAMIDRRPAVIAQCANAADVVRAVRFARELDLKVAVRGGGHGVAGTALGDGALVVDLRRMHEVTVDPAGEAVRVEGGATVGRLDRASQPYGLATTGGRASTTGVGGFVLGGGTGWLDRAFGLAVDNLIGVELVTADAERVHANADENPELFWALHGGGGNFGVATALTLELHELPEFSIALLLCLPRFGPDVVRAFREIIRTGPDEVGGAVVYLTGPPARFVPPELVGRLLCLCLVTCAGGGDDVRRLAEPLLALPHEAEITGPVPYAGFQGMFDIPAGLRHHWSAEFPSALPDELVDAFCARADGLPVPSSTQQLLIAQGGAVAAGPHEYPVPFRDAPWAVHPRAVWRDPADDERAIAWVRDVRAGVRPWSTGDVCLNFIGDEGPERVRAGLGAGNLLRLEKVKRRWDPDNVFRFNHNIEPV, encoded by the coding sequence ATGGCTGCCGGCTCCAAGGCGCACACCGCCCTCGCCGCGCTGCGCGAGGATCTGACCGGCGAGGTGTTCGCCCCCGGCGACCCGGGCTACGACGAGGCCAGGGTCGTCTTCAACGCGATGATCGACCGGCGCCCGGCCGTGATCGCCCAGTGCGCGAACGCGGCCGACGTGGTGCGCGCCGTGCGCTTCGCGCGGGAGCTGGATCTGAAGGTCGCGGTGCGCGGCGGCGGGCACGGCGTGGCCGGGACGGCGCTCGGTGACGGCGCGCTGGTGGTGGACCTGCGCCGGATGCACGAGGTGACCGTCGACCCGGCGGGCGAGGCGGTCCGGGTCGAGGGCGGCGCCACCGTCGGCCGGCTGGACCGGGCCAGCCAGCCGTACGGCCTCGCGACCACCGGTGGCCGTGCCTCCACCACCGGCGTCGGCGGCTTCGTCCTCGGCGGCGGCACCGGCTGGCTGGACCGCGCCTTCGGCCTGGCCGTCGACAACCTGATCGGCGTGGAACTGGTGACCGCCGACGCCGAGCGGGTGCACGCCAACGCCGACGAGAACCCGGAGCTGTTCTGGGCGCTGCACGGCGGGGGCGGCAACTTCGGCGTCGCCACCGCGCTCACCCTGGAGCTGCACGAACTGCCGGAGTTCTCGATCGCGCTGCTGCTGTGCCTGCCGCGCTTCGGGCCGGACGTGGTCCGCGCCTTCCGCGAGATCATCCGCACCGGACCGGACGAGGTGGGCGGCGCCGTTGTGTATCTGACCGGCCCGCCCGCACGGTTCGTCCCGCCGGAGCTGGTGGGCAGGCTGCTGTGCCTGTGCCTGGTGACCTGCGCGGGCGGCGGGGACGATGTGCGGCGGCTCGCCGAGCCGCTGCTCGCGCTGCCGCACGAGGCGGAGATCACCGGGCCCGTGCCGTACGCCGGCTTCCAGGGCATGTTCGACATCCCGGCCGGGCTGCGCCACCACTGGTCGGCGGAGTTCCCGAGCGCTCTGCCGGACGAGCTGGTGGACGCGTTCTGTGCCCGCGCGGACGGCCTGCCGGTGCCGTCGTCCACCCAGCAGCTGCTGATCGCGCAGGGCGGGGCGGTCGCCGCCGGCCCGCACGAGTACCCGGTGCCGTTCCGGGACGCCCCCTGGGCCGTGCACCCCCGTGCCGTCTGGCGGGACCCGGCCGACGACGAGCGGGCGATCGCCTGGGTGCGGGACGTGCGCGCCGGCGTACGCCCCTGGAGCACCGGCGACGTCTGCCTCAACTTCATCGGGGACGAGGGCCCCGAGCGGGTACGGGCGGGCCTGGGCGCCGGGAATCTGCTGCGGCTGGAGAAGGTGAAACGGCGCTGGGACCCCGACAACGTCTTCCGGTTCAACCACAACATCGAGCCGGTGTAG
- a CDS encoding ABC transporter ATP-binding protein, with product MSGTDTNTTRSTVNRLSAENVTLAYDQRVIAEQLSVEIPDNSFTVIVGPNACGKSTLLRALSRMLRPSQGRVLLDGQVIQSMAAKKVARTLGLLPQSSIAPDGITVADLVGRGRYPHQGLLRQWSAEDERVVQESMRQTGVAELADRYVDELSGGQRQRVWIAMALAQQTPLLLLDEPTTYLDIQHQIDVLDLCAELHETQGRTLVAVLHDLNHAARYATHLIALRGGEVIAEGAPNDIVTAELVEQVFGLRCQVIDDPETGTPLVVPAARKARVTAAS from the coding sequence ATGAGCGGCACCGACACGAACACGACTAGGAGCACTGTGAACCGCCTGTCCGCGGAGAACGTCACCCTCGCCTACGACCAGCGCGTCATCGCCGAGCAGCTGTCGGTGGAGATCCCCGACAACTCCTTCACGGTGATCGTCGGCCCGAACGCGTGCGGCAAGTCGACGCTGCTGCGGGCGCTGTCGCGGATGCTCAGGCCGAGCCAGGGCCGGGTGCTGCTCGACGGGCAGGTCATCCAGTCGATGGCCGCCAAGAAGGTCGCGCGGACCCTCGGTCTGCTGCCGCAGTCGTCTATCGCGCCCGACGGCATCACGGTCGCCGACCTCGTCGGCCGGGGCCGCTACCCGCACCAGGGCCTGCTGCGCCAGTGGTCGGCCGAGGACGAGCGGGTCGTACAGGAATCCATGCGGCAGACCGGGGTCGCCGAGCTGGCCGACCGGTACGTCGACGAGCTGTCCGGCGGACAGCGGCAGCGGGTGTGGATCGCGATGGCGCTGGCCCAGCAGACCCCGCTGCTGCTCCTGGACGAGCCGACCACCTATCTCGACATCCAGCACCAGATCGACGTCCTCGACCTGTGCGCCGAGCTGCACGAGACCCAGGGCCGGACCCTGGTCGCGGTCCTGCACGACCTCAACCACGCCGCCCGCTACGCCACCCATCTCATCGCCCTGCGCGGCGGCGAGGTGATCGCCGAGGGCGCCCCGAACGACATCGTCACGGCCGAGCTGGTGGAGCAGGTGTTCGGGCTGCGCTGTCAGGTCATCGACGACCCGGAGACCGGCACGCCTCTGGTGGTGCCGGCAGCCCGAAAGGCACGGGTCACGGCAGCTTCCTGA